A section of the Pseudomonas fluorescens genome encodes:
- the rpoH gene encoding RNA polymerase sigma factor RpoH: MTTSLQPAYALVPGANLEAYVHTVNSIPLLTPEQERELAESLYYEQDLGAARQMVLAHLRFVVHIARSYSGYGLAQADLIQEGNVGLMKAVKRFNPEMGVRLVSFAVHWIKAEIHEFILRNWRIVKVATTKAQRKLFFNLRSQKKRLAWLNNEEVHRVAESLGVEPREVREMESRLTGHDMAFDPAAEADDDSAFQSPANYLEDHRYDPARQLEDADWSDNSNHNLHEALEVLDDRSRDILYQRWLAEEKATLHDLAQKYNVSAERIRQLEKSAMNKLKLSIAA; the protein is encoded by the coding sequence ATGACCACTTCTTTGCAACCTGCTTATGCTCTGGTCCCAGGCGCGAACCTGGAAGCCTATGTGCACACGGTCAACAGCATTCCTTTGCTGACGCCCGAGCAGGAGCGTGAACTGGCCGAGAGTCTCTACTATGAGCAGGATTTGGGGGCGGCTCGGCAGATGGTGCTCGCCCACCTGCGTTTTGTCGTACATATCGCCCGTAGCTATAGCGGCTACGGCCTGGCCCAGGCTGACCTGATCCAGGAAGGCAACGTCGGCCTGATGAAGGCTGTAAAGCGCTTCAACCCGGAAATGGGTGTGCGCCTGGTCTCGTTCGCTGTGCACTGGATCAAGGCGGAAATCCACGAGTTCATCTTGCGCAACTGGCGCATCGTGAAAGTGGCGACCACCAAGGCCCAGCGCAAATTGTTCTTCAACCTGCGCAGCCAGAAGAAGCGCCTGGCGTGGCTGAACAACGAGGAAGTCCACCGCGTGGCCGAAAGCCTCGGCGTGGAGCCTCGGGAAGTGCGTGAGATGGAAAGTCGCCTGACCGGCCATGACATGGCCTTCGACCCGGCCGCTGAAGCGGACGACGACAGTGCTTTCCAATCGCCGGCCAACTACCTGGAAGACCACCGGTACGACCCGGCGCGTCAACTGGAAGATGCCGATTGGAGCGACAACTCCAACCACAACCTGCACGAAGCACTGGAAGTGCTGGACGACCGCAGCCGTGACATCCTCTACCAGCGCTGGCTGGCAGAAGAAAAAGCCACGCTGCACGACCTGGCGCAAAAGTACAACGTGTCGGCCGAGCGGATTCGTCAGCTTGAGAAAAGCGCGATGAACAAGCTGAAACTGTCGATCGCCGCCTAA
- the mtgA gene encoding monofunctional biosynthetic peptidoglycan transglycosylase — protein MLRVLFSRVLKIVKWFVIGSVLLVLLFRVVPPPFTALMVERKIESWIDGEPIDLQRTWVAWDEISDDLKMAVMAGEDQRFPQHWGFDFGAIQAALLHNERGGSIRGASTLSQQVSKNLFLWTGRSYLRKGLEAWFTGLIEIFWPKQRILEVYLNSVEWDEGVFGAEAAARHHFGVSAKGLSRQQASYLAAVLPNPRVWSASHPTAYVARRAAWIRQQMGQLGGTGYLNELNKTRQAPWSN, from the coding sequence ATGCTGCGTGTCCTCTTCAGTCGTGTTCTCAAAATCGTGAAATGGTTTGTCATCGGCAGTGTTTTGCTGGTGCTGCTGTTTCGTGTCGTCCCGCCGCCCTTCACGGCGCTGATGGTCGAGCGCAAGATCGAGTCCTGGATCGACGGCGAGCCCATCGACCTGCAACGCACCTGGGTGGCGTGGGATGAGATCTCCGACGACCTGAAAATGGCGGTGATGGCCGGCGAGGACCAGCGCTTCCCGCAGCATTGGGGCTTTGATTTCGGTGCGATCCAGGCCGCCCTGTTGCATAACGAGCGCGGCGGCTCGATTCGTGGTGCCAGTACGCTGAGCCAGCAGGTGTCGAAGAATCTGTTCCTGTGGACCGGCCGCAGTTATTTGCGCAAGGGCCTGGAAGCCTGGTTCACCGGGCTGATCGAGATCTTCTGGCCTAAGCAGCGGATTCTTGAGGTGTACCTCAACAGCGTGGAATGGGACGAAGGGGTATTTGGCGCAGAGGCAGCGGCCCGGCATCACTTTGGAGTGAGCGCAAAGGGGCTTTCGCGGCAACAGGCCAGCTACCTGGCAGCAGTGCTGCCTAATCCACGGGTGTGGAGTGCCAGCCATCCCACGGCGTATGTGGCACGGCGGGCAGCGTGGATTCGTCAGCAGATGGGGCAGTTGGGCGGCACCGGCTATTTGAATGAGCTGAACAAAACCCGCCAGGCGCCGTGGTCCAACTGA